The proteins below come from a single Arthrobacter sp. zg-Y1171 genomic window:
- a CDS encoding dihydrofolate reductase family protein gives MSRVRVDLNISLDGFATTTDQTPENPFGDDWGRLTAAYAATRTFRQRVLHDESGEGTTGVDDRYAERYFEDIGAEIMGAGMFGLHANPDDPDWRGWWGEDPPFHVPVYVLTHEPRQSLEMAGGTTFEFLTATPEEALDTATAVAGGGDVRVGGGASTVRDFLRAGLVDDLHVGIAPIILGRGVRLWDDLRGLEADCQVTAETAPSGTTHVTFRRGGDPDTA, from the coding sequence ATGAGCCGTGTCCGCGTTGACCTCAATATCTCACTCGACGGCTTCGCCACAACAACGGACCAGACTCCGGAGAACCCGTTCGGCGACGACTGGGGGCGCCTCACCGCCGCGTATGCTGCCACCCGCACCTTCCGCCAGCGGGTGCTGCACGACGAAAGCGGAGAGGGAACCACCGGCGTCGACGATCGTTATGCCGAGCGCTACTTCGAAGACATTGGCGCGGAGATCATGGGCGCAGGCATGTTCGGGCTGCATGCGAACCCTGATGATCCGGACTGGCGCGGATGGTGGGGCGAGGACCCACCCTTCCATGTTCCGGTCTATGTGCTGACGCACGAGCCGCGGCAGTCGCTCGAAATGGCAGGAGGCACCACCTTCGAGTTCCTCACGGCAACACCCGAGGAGGCGCTGGATACAGCCACGGCGGTCGCCGGCGGCGGAGACGTGCGGGTCGGCGGCGGCGCTTCGACCGTGCGCGACTTTCTTCGGGCCGGTCTCGTCGATGATCTCCACGTTGGCATCGCCCCCATCATCCTGGGCCGCGGCGTGCGGTTGTGGGATGACCTTCGCGGTCTGGAGGCGGATTGCCAGGTCACCGCTGAAACGGCGCCGAGCGGCACCACGCATGTCACGTTCCGGCGCGGGGGCGATCCTGACACTGCATGA
- a CDS encoding type I phosphomannose isomerase catalytic subunit: MTLARSDSALSRSVGTARRLLPLASRGLLIDWDPSTYRQTLERFAGDRPVEVPHPEAGTGSPFPFRLCVLDAVVPPPIMLHPHWEQALAGFVREQARGVPLGARNRNYKDRNPKCEVAVALTPLRVLAGERPMEELRAIASGLELPWLGSYLRFRHETVIHSVLRMSAGETAAALRETANAVDRARNVEGPAAEAATVVRRLQQLFPHDRGILLAVCMKLIELEPGQAAVIPPGCLHTYLSGQAVLVMGTSDNALQAGLANGYVDLCELQLLTADGQPQPSPLPVLDVGDGEQRIPLWSDDMDLRRVVVGDDPKPVRLGPFSVVLAAMEPAAITMDEVTADMEPEEKILYAGEPVTATFTGPAQIFVASTR, translated from the coding sequence GTGACCCTCGCGCGTAGTGATTCTGCCCTGTCACGGTCCGTAGGAACCGCCCGCCGGCTTTTGCCGCTGGCCTCCCGCGGCCTGCTGATTGACTGGGATCCCTCGACCTACCGGCAAACGCTGGAGCGGTTCGCCGGAGATCGGCCGGTCGAAGTCCCCCATCCGGAAGCCGGAACCGGCTCTCCGTTTCCCTTCCGCCTCTGCGTCTTGGACGCCGTTGTTCCGCCGCCGATCATGCTGCACCCGCACTGGGAGCAGGCACTGGCGGGTTTCGTTCGGGAACAGGCCCGGGGCGTGCCGCTGGGCGCTCGAAACCGTAACTATAAGGACCGCAACCCGAAGTGTGAGGTGGCCGTAGCCCTCACGCCCCTGCGCGTGCTTGCCGGGGAACGGCCAATGGAAGAACTGCGGGCCATCGCTTCGGGGCTGGAACTGCCCTGGCTGGGTTCGTACCTCCGCTTCCGCCATGAGACCGTCATCCACTCCGTACTGCGCATGTCGGCAGGGGAAACCGCAGCTGCACTGCGGGAAACAGCCAACGCTGTGGACCGGGCCCGGAACGTTGAAGGACCGGCCGCCGAGGCGGCCACCGTCGTACGTCGGCTGCAGCAGCTTTTCCCCCACGACCGGGGCATCCTGCTGGCTGTCTGCATGAAGTTGATTGAGCTGGAACCCGGGCAGGCAGCCGTAATCCCGCCCGGGTGCCTGCATACCTATCTGTCCGGCCAGGCAGTGCTGGTTATGGGCACTTCCGATAATGCGCTGCAGGCCGGCCTGGCCAACGGGTACGTGGACCTGTGCGAACTGCAGCTCCTAACGGCGGACGGACAGCCGCAGCCTTCTCCCCTGCCCGTGCTCGACGTCGGCGACGGCGAGCAGCGCATTCCGCTCTGGAGCGACGACATGGACCTGCGGCGGGTGGTCGTGGGCGATGATCCAAAGCCCGTCCGCCTGGGGCCGTTCAGCGTGGTGCTGGCTGCAATGGAACCCGCTGCCATCACCATGGATGAGGTTACGGCGGACATGGAGCCCGAAGAGAAGATCCTGTACGCCGGGGAACCCGTGACGGCCACGTTCACGGGGCCGGCCCAGATCTTCGTGGCCTCGACACGCTAG
- the hisF gene encoding imidazole glycerol phosphate synthase subunit HisF, translating to MSVAIRVIPCLDVDAGRVVKGINFEGLRDAGDPVELAHRYDRAGADELTFLDVTASSGNRDTTFDVVARTAEEVFIPLTVGGGVRTIADVDRLLRYGADKASINTAAVARPGVIDEITRHFGSQVLTLSVDARRTHDGATPSGFEVTTHGGRTGTGIDAVAWAKEAADRGVGEILLNSIDADGTREGFDIEMIKAVRAAVDVPLIASGGAGKPEHFPAAVIAGADAVLAASVFHFGPDDAIHQVKQAIRDAGFDVR from the coding sequence ATGAGTGTTGCCATCCGCGTTATCCCCTGCCTGGACGTCGACGCCGGCCGAGTGGTCAAGGGGATCAACTTCGAAGGCCTGCGTGACGCCGGCGATCCGGTGGAGCTCGCGCACCGCTATGACCGTGCCGGGGCCGACGAACTGACCTTCCTCGACGTCACCGCATCCTCCGGCAACCGCGACACCACGTTCGACGTCGTCGCCCGCACCGCCGAAGAGGTCTTCATTCCGCTGACCGTCGGCGGGGGAGTGCGCACCATCGCGGACGTGGACCGGCTGCTGCGCTACGGCGCGGACAAGGCCTCCATCAACACCGCCGCCGTCGCCCGCCCCGGCGTGATTGACGAAATCACCCGGCACTTCGGCTCGCAGGTGCTGACGCTGTCCGTGGACGCCCGGCGCACGCACGACGGCGCCACGCCGTCAGGTTTCGAGGTCACCACCCACGGCGGGCGTACCGGCACCGGAATCGACGCCGTCGCCTGGGCGAAGGAGGCGGCCGACCGCGGCGTGGGCGAGATCCTGCTGAACTCCATCGACGCCGACGGCACCCGTGAGGGCTTCGACATCGAGATGATCAAGGCCGTCCGCGCCGCAGTTGACGTGCCGCTGATCGCCTCCGGCGGGGCCGGCAAGCCCGAGCACTTCCCGGCCGCCGTGATTGCCGGGGCCGACGCCGTCCTGGCCGCCTCGGTGTTCCACTTCGGCCCGGACGACGCGATTCATCAGGTCAAACAGGCCATCCGCGACGCCGGGTTCGACGTCCGCTAG
- a CDS encoding TIGR03085 family metal-binding protein has protein sequence MHFVDPSREVLAETLLAAGPNAPTLCEGWQTKELAAHLYLREHRMSAALGTFIKPLAARADKALEETAQKASTTESYAKLVRAFRAGPPRLSPMHLKSVDNSANLSEYFVHTEDIRRASDRWAPRALDSDYSDALWAELIKRAAILYRGVDLGIVLVRPDGPRHVAKRAPVSVAIVGEPCELLLHAHGRTGHALVMYEGQPDAVALLESAEIGL, from the coding sequence ATGCATTTTGTTGATCCGTCCCGTGAAGTCCTGGCCGAGACGCTGCTTGCAGCCGGGCCCAATGCACCCACGCTTTGCGAGGGGTGGCAGACCAAGGAGCTCGCAGCTCACCTCTATCTGCGCGAGCACCGGATGAGTGCTGCCCTGGGCACGTTCATCAAGCCCCTTGCCGCACGCGCGGACAAGGCGTTGGAGGAAACTGCGCAGAAGGCGTCCACCACGGAGAGTTACGCCAAACTGGTCCGCGCCTTCCGTGCCGGCCCGCCCCGCCTCTCCCCCATGCACCTGAAATCCGTGGACAACAGCGCCAACCTGAGTGAGTACTTTGTGCACACCGAGGACATTCGGCGTGCCTCGGACCGCTGGGCGCCGCGTGCCCTGGATTCCGACTATTCCGATGCCCTCTGGGCCGAACTGATCAAGCGCGCCGCCATCCTGTACCGCGGCGTGGACCTGGGCATTGTGCTGGTCCGTCCGGACGGCCCCCGGCATGTGGCCAAACGTGCTCCGGTGTCCGTGGCGATTGTCGGCGAACCCTGTGAGCTGCTGCTGCACGCCCACGGCCGTACCGGCCACGCGCTGGTGATGTACGAGGGCCAGCCGGACGCCGTCGCGCTGCTGGAAAGCGCGGAAATCGGGCTTTAG
- a CDS encoding NAD(P)-dependent alcohol dehydrogenase, which produces MTTARAYAATSATDPLVPTTIERREVGPHDVLIDIAYAGVCHSDIHTVRGEWGPIAYPQVVGHEIVGTVAEVGSDVTAHKVGDRVGVGCMVNSCGECENCRAGMENYCLNGNVGTYASKDRDGTITQGGYATSVVVNDGFVLRVPESIPYEAAAPLLCAGITTYSPLAHWNAGPGKRVAVVGMGGLGHMAVKIAVAMGAEVTVLSQTLSKQEDGLRFGAEHYYATSCESTFEKLANTFDLIINTVSAPIDLQQYLSLLRLDGTMVSVGAPPEALPISVFTLMSKRRSYAASNIGGISETQEMLDFCAEHNIAPEIELIKAEDINTAYERVLKSDVRYRFVIDAATI; this is translated from the coding sequence ATGACAACCGCACGCGCCTACGCAGCCACCTCCGCCACCGATCCGCTGGTCCCCACCACGATCGAACGCCGCGAGGTCGGCCCGCATGACGTCCTCATCGACATCGCCTATGCCGGTGTCTGCCACTCGGACATCCACACCGTCCGCGGCGAATGGGGACCCATCGCGTACCCGCAGGTCGTCGGGCACGAAATCGTGGGAACCGTGGCCGAGGTCGGCTCCGACGTCACCGCGCACAAGGTCGGCGACCGCGTGGGCGTGGGCTGCATGGTCAACTCCTGCGGCGAATGCGAAAACTGCCGGGCCGGCATGGAGAACTACTGCCTGAACGGCAACGTCGGCACCTACGCCAGCAAGGACCGCGACGGCACCATCACCCAGGGCGGCTACGCCACCTCCGTCGTCGTGAATGACGGCTTCGTGCTCCGCGTTCCGGAAAGCATTCCGTATGAAGCAGCCGCTCCGCTGCTCTGCGCAGGCATCACCACCTACTCGCCCCTCGCCCACTGGAACGCAGGGCCGGGCAAGCGGGTCGCCGTCGTCGGCATGGGCGGACTCGGCCACATGGCCGTCAAGATCGCCGTCGCGATGGGCGCCGAGGTCACCGTGCTGTCCCAGACGCTGAGCAAGCAGGAAGACGGCCTGCGTTTCGGTGCCGAGCACTACTACGCCACCAGCTGTGAGAGCACGTTCGAGAAGCTCGCGAACACGTTCGACCTGATCATCAACACGGTCAGCGCCCCGATCGACCTGCAGCAGTACCTGTCCCTGCTGCGCCTGGACGGCACCATGGTCAGCGTGGGTGCTCCGCCCGAGGCACTGCCCATCTCGGTCTTCACCCTGATGAGCAAGCGCCGCTCCTACGCGGCCTCCAACATCGGCGGCATCAGCGAAACCCAGGAAATGCTGGACTTCTGCGCCGAGCACAACATTGCTCCGGAGATCGAGCTGATCAAGGCCGAGGACATCAACACCGCGTACGAGCGTGTGCTGAAGTCCGACGTCCGCTACCGGTTCGTCATTGATGCGGCGACTATCTAG
- a CDS encoding phosphoribosyl-ATP diphosphatase — protein sequence MKTFEDLFAELSQKVQDRPAGSRTVAEFESGVHGIGKKVVEEAAEVWMAAEYESDAECAEEISQLLYHLQVLMLAKGLTLQDVYKHL from the coding sequence GTGAAAACCTTCGAAGACCTCTTTGCCGAGCTGAGCCAGAAAGTTCAGGACCGCCCCGCCGGGTCACGCACCGTGGCCGAATTCGAGTCGGGCGTGCATGGCATCGGTAAGAAGGTTGTTGAGGAGGCCGCCGAAGTATGGATGGCCGCCGAATACGAATCCGATGCCGAATGCGCCGAAGAAATCTCCCAGCTGCTCTACCACCTCCAGGTCCTGATGCTGGCCAAAGGCCTGACCCTGCAGGACGTCTACAAGCATCTCTAG
- a CDS encoding DUF808 domain-containing protein, whose product MSGGLVALLDDVAALARIAAASVDDIAAGAAKAGAKAAGVVIDDAAVTPQYVSGADPSRELPMIKRIFWGSLRNKLLFILPALLLISAFIPVIIPFILMLGGTYLCYEGAEKVWHKFFGHHEDKEAPAVERGPDAESKVVKGAITTDFILSCEIMVISMNEVGDASIWVRAIILVVVAIAITILVYGAVGLIVKMDDIGLHLAKKESAGSQRVGGLLVRGMPAVLAAITFVGTIAMLWVGGHIMLVGVSDLGWHAPYDLVHALEHPVAGLAVVGGFLGWLVNTLCSAVVGLVWGLVVMAILHPLKKVLPFGKKDGHNEGDTRAAAAGHSPEKPDADPAG is encoded by the coding sequence GTGAGCGGCGGGCTCGTTGCCCTGCTGGACGACGTCGCTGCGCTGGCACGGATAGCCGCCGCCTCGGTGGACGACATCGCGGCAGGAGCGGCGAAAGCGGGAGCCAAGGCGGCCGGCGTCGTCATCGATGATGCCGCCGTGACGCCGCAGTACGTGTCCGGTGCGGACCCGTCCCGTGAACTGCCGATGATCAAGCGCATCTTCTGGGGCTCGCTCCGGAACAAGCTTCTGTTCATCCTGCCGGCACTGCTGTTGATCAGCGCTTTCATTCCAGTCATCATCCCGTTCATTCTCATGCTGGGAGGCACGTACCTCTGCTACGAGGGTGCGGAGAAGGTCTGGCACAAGTTCTTCGGCCATCATGAGGACAAGGAGGCGCCGGCGGTAGAGCGAGGGCCCGACGCCGAGTCCAAGGTAGTCAAGGGAGCCATCACCACGGACTTCATCCTGTCCTGCGAGATCATGGTGATCTCGATGAACGAGGTCGGCGACGCGTCCATCTGGGTCCGGGCGATCATCCTCGTTGTTGTGGCTATTGCCATCACGATCCTCGTCTACGGGGCCGTTGGGCTGATCGTTAAGATGGACGACATTGGCCTGCACCTGGCCAAGAAGGAATCAGCAGGATCCCAGCGTGTCGGCGGGCTCCTGGTTCGGGGCATGCCTGCCGTACTGGCGGCCATCACCTTCGTGGGAACCATCGCCATGCTCTGGGTAGGCGGACACATCATGCTGGTCGGTGTTTCCGACCTTGGCTGGCATGCACCGTATGACCTGGTCCATGCGCTGGAACACCCCGTGGCAGGCCTTGCCGTGGTGGGAGGATTCCTCGGCTGGCTCGTGAACACGCTCTGCTCAGCCGTCGTCGGACTGGTCTGGGGCCTGGTTGTCATGGCGATTCTGCACCCGCTGAAAAAGGTGCTGCCCTTCGGTAAGAAGGACGGACATAACGAAGGTGATACCCGGGCGGCAGCAGCCGGGCACAGCCCGGAGAAGCCGGACGCCGATCCCGCCGGCTAA
- the hisG gene encoding ATP phosphoribosyltransferase, protein MLRVAVPNKGALSESASAMLNEAGYRQRRDTRELVMVDPDNDVEFFFLRPRDIAVYVGAGTLDVGITGRDLFLDAQVDAEELMNLGFGASTFRFAGPVGDFSSIDQLEGKRLATSYDGLLRSYLSERGINASVVRLDGAVESSVRLGVADAIADVVETGTTLRAAGMEIFGEPILKSEAVLIGRKGASPAGVDVLIRRLRGVLVARQYVMMDYDVRKDLVDEAAALTPGLESPTVSPLQNSDWVAVRSMIKKSDTNRIMDELYDIGARAILVSSIHACRI, encoded by the coding sequence ATGCTCCGTGTAGCCGTACCCAACAAGGGTGCCCTGTCCGAATCCGCCTCCGCCATGCTCAACGAGGCGGGCTACCGCCAGCGCCGCGACACCCGCGAACTGGTCATGGTGGACCCCGATAACGACGTCGAATTCTTCTTCCTCCGCCCCCGGGACATTGCCGTCTACGTCGGCGCGGGAACGCTCGACGTCGGCATCACCGGCCGCGACCTGTTCCTGGACGCGCAGGTGGACGCCGAAGAACTGATGAACCTCGGCTTCGGCGCCTCCACCTTCCGCTTCGCCGGCCCGGTGGGGGACTTCTCCTCCATCGACCAGCTCGAAGGCAAGCGCCTGGCCACCAGCTACGACGGCCTGCTGCGCTCCTACCTGTCCGAACGCGGCATCAACGCCTCCGTGGTCCGGCTTGACGGCGCCGTGGAATCCTCCGTGCGCCTCGGCGTCGCCGACGCGATTGCCGACGTCGTTGAAACCGGCACCACCCTCCGTGCCGCCGGGATGGAAATCTTCGGCGAACCGATCCTGAAGTCCGAGGCCGTGCTGATCGGCCGCAAGGGTGCCAGCCCCGCCGGCGTCGACGTGCTGATCCGCCGCCTGCGCGGCGTCCTGGTCGCCCGGCAGTACGTGATGATGGACTACGACGTCCGCAAGGACCTCGTGGACGAGGCGGCCGCGCTGACCCCGGGCCTGGAATCGCCCACCGTCTCCCCGCTGCAGAACAGCGACTGGGTGGCCGTGCGCTCCATGATCAAGAAGTCGGACACCAACCGGATCATGGACGAGCTCTACGACATCGGCGCCCGCGCCATCCTGGTCAGCAGCATCCACGCCTGCCGGATCTAG
- the hisI gene encoding phosphoribosyl-AMP cyclohydrolase gives MLPTPSPQNPPASLDPGLSASLKRDDAGLVAAVIQQYDTNQVLMLGWMDDEALHRTLTSGRVTFWSRSRQEYWRKGDTSGHVQWVKSVAVDCDGDALLIRVDQVGAACHTGTRTCFDGRELPAVVGAA, from the coding sequence ATGCTTCCCACACCTTCCCCCCAGAATCCGCCGGCTTCCCTCGATCCCGGGCTCAGCGCGTCATTGAAGCGCGACGACGCCGGGCTGGTGGCCGCCGTCATCCAGCAGTACGACACGAACCAGGTCCTGATGCTCGGCTGGATGGATGACGAAGCCCTGCACCGCACCCTGACCTCGGGCCGGGTGACCTTCTGGTCCCGCTCCCGGCAGGAGTACTGGCGCAAGGGGGACACCTCCGGACACGTGCAGTGGGTGAAGTCCGTAGCCGTTGACTGCGACGGCGACGCCCTGCTGATCCGCGTGGACCAGGTGGGGGCGGCCTGCCACACCGGTACCCGCACCTGCTTCGACGGCCGTGAGCTGCCCGCCGTCGTCGGCGCCGCATAA
- a CDS encoding ROK family transcriptional regulator has product MGGFNQTVVLDAIRRSPDGLSRVELADISGLSAQTLSNIARRLLDEGLILESGKIQLGPGKPRTLLTLNPSARFAIGVHLDPAVITTVILDLSGRVVSHSARRTPQPMDADAVISVMVEAVSDLLTETGVDVRRVLGVGVASPGPIDSDHGIVVDPPHLLGWERVPLRKALSTATGFPVVLEKDVAATAVAEIWGSHSESPENFIFVYLGTGIGMGLVSGGAVLRGTSQNAGEVGHIVVDPDGPVCFCGLRGCVAVTCMPQNLVEEAVRAGVHPGPVDKTDPSAVEEAFLELCAKARRGDSGAGAIIDRSATRVAKAVSVLTNALDFDRVIFGGPYWPMLSETYLALVPAALRKLTVAPHASDIRVEGTAFGTDVGAIGAACAVFDNAFSPDTRSLLLQH; this is encoded by the coding sequence ATGGGCGGGTTCAACCAAACAGTGGTCCTCGACGCGATCCGGCGCTCTCCCGATGGGCTCAGCCGGGTGGAGTTGGCGGATATTTCAGGGCTCTCCGCACAGACACTGTCCAATATTGCGCGCCGCCTGCTGGACGAGGGGCTCATTCTCGAGTCGGGAAAGATCCAGCTGGGTCCCGGCAAGCCGAGGACACTCCTCACGCTCAATCCCTCGGCACGTTTCGCTATCGGTGTGCACCTTGACCCGGCTGTCATCACTACCGTGATCCTCGACCTGAGCGGCCGGGTGGTTTCCCATTCGGCGCGGCGGACGCCGCAGCCGATGGATGCCGATGCCGTGATCAGCGTGATGGTGGAGGCGGTGTCGGACCTGCTAACGGAAACCGGAGTGGACGTAAGGCGCGTGCTGGGCGTCGGCGTCGCCTCGCCCGGGCCAATAGATTCCGACCACGGCATTGTGGTCGATCCGCCGCACCTGCTCGGATGGGAACGGGTTCCGTTGCGGAAAGCGCTCAGCACGGCCACGGGCTTCCCCGTCGTGCTCGAAAAGGATGTTGCCGCTACGGCAGTTGCAGAAATCTGGGGCAGTCACAGCGAGTCGCCGGAAAACTTCATCTTCGTGTACCTGGGCACCGGCATCGGCATGGGGCTTGTCTCCGGCGGCGCGGTGCTGAGGGGGACGAGCCAGAACGCGGGGGAGGTGGGGCACATCGTCGTCGACCCGGACGGGCCGGTGTGCTTCTGCGGTCTGCGGGGCTGTGTGGCCGTGACGTGCATGCCGCAGAACCTGGTTGAGGAGGCCGTGCGGGCCGGCGTCCATCCCGGGCCAGTCGACAAAACGGACCCTTCGGCCGTCGAGGAGGCTTTCCTGGAGCTCTGTGCAAAGGCGCGCCGGGGCGATTCCGGTGCCGGAGCGATCATCGACCGTTCGGCGACGCGTGTGGCCAAGGCCGTGTCGGTGTTGACGAATGCCCTGGATTTCGACCGCGTGATCTTCGGCGGGCCGTACTGGCCGATGCTCTCCGAGACGTATCTTGCCTTGGTTCCGGCTGCCCTGCGGAAACTGACCGTCGCTCCACATGCCTCTGACATCCGGGTGGAGGGGACGGCGTTCGGTACGGACGTGGGAGCCATCGGTGCTGCCTGTGCGGTCTTTGATAATGCTTTTTCACCGGACACCCGGAGCCTGCTGCTCCAGCACTGA
- a CDS encoding MFS transporter, whose amino-acid sequence MRSTAGPGLLFVLVCAMGAGPMMNYGLSATSTLIMADLRISDAQFGLLAATCFAGAAVSSMWLGRLSDRISARSQLLIIFGGTALALGFAALSGNYLWLLAAVLLSGPAQAISNPTTNRIIIHAVEPGKRPGWMGIKQSGVQASQLFSSLFFPAAALVAGWRGAAVGTVAVLLLLLAYAWFRLPSEPRLPAPRGPGQPADRKFPAAVWLLAAFALFSGAGMQATNVYLPLFAQREIGFSLLMGGVTAAVAGVVGVTSRVLWGRRMADGVRASTLLLILAAGAVCGAALLLAAGQTGVPLLLWSGVVFHGASVLGVNVVVMAGVLREVPRERVGAASGAVSLGMYSGFALGPLAMGLLLQYSGGFLAGWLSIGAAYLVCGGIGLAYRRLGSKRAGSAAVGTPRK is encoded by the coding sequence GTGCGCTCCACCGCCGGGCCGGGTCTGCTGTTTGTGCTGGTCTGCGCCATGGGCGCCGGCCCGATGATGAACTACGGACTCTCCGCCACCAGCACGCTGATCATGGCGGACCTGCGGATCAGCGATGCACAGTTCGGACTTCTGGCCGCGACCTGTTTCGCCGGGGCAGCGGTGTCCTCCATGTGGCTGGGCCGGTTGAGCGACCGGATCAGCGCCCGCTCCCAACTGCTGATCATCTTCGGCGGCACCGCACTGGCCCTGGGCTTCGCCGCGTTGTCCGGCAACTACCTGTGGCTGCTGGCCGCCGTCCTGCTCTCCGGCCCCGCCCAGGCCATCTCCAACCCCACCACCAACCGCATCATCATCCACGCCGTCGAACCCGGCAAACGGCCCGGCTGGATGGGGATCAAGCAGTCCGGCGTACAGGCCAGCCAGCTGTTCTCCAGTCTCTTCTTCCCGGCAGCCGCCCTTGTCGCCGGGTGGCGCGGAGCCGCCGTCGGCACCGTCGCGGTCCTGCTCCTCCTGCTGGCCTACGCGTGGTTCCGGCTGCCGTCCGAACCACGGCTCCCGGCACCGCGGGGGCCCGGGCAGCCCGCGGACCGGAAGTTCCCCGCTGCGGTCTGGCTGCTGGCCGCGTTTGCGCTGTTTTCCGGTGCGGGCATGCAGGCAACCAACGTCTACCTGCCCCTGTTCGCGCAGCGGGAGATCGGATTCTCGCTGCTGATGGGCGGCGTCACCGCGGCGGTGGCCGGCGTCGTCGGCGTGACCTCCCGGGTGCTCTGGGGCCGGCGGATGGCCGACGGCGTCCGCGCCTCCACCCTGCTGCTGATCCTCGCTGCCGGGGCGGTCTGCGGCGCAGCCCTGCTCCTTGCCGCCGGACAGACCGGAGTGCCGCTGCTGCTGTGGTCCGGCGTCGTCTTCCACGGCGCCTCCGTACTGGGCGTGAACGTGGTGGTGATGGCCGGCGTGCTGCGCGAGGTTCCCCGGGAACGGGTGGGCGCGGCGTCCGGGGCCGTCTCGCTGGGCATGTACTCCGGTTTTGCGCTGGGGCCGCTGGCCATGGGCCTGCTGCTCCAATACTCCGGCGGCTTCCTCGCCGGGTGGCTGTCCATTGGCGCGGCTTACCTGGTCTGCGGCGGCATCGGTCTGGCGTACCGGCGGCTGGGCTCGAAGCGGGCCGGATCCGCCGCGGTCGGAACCCCGCGGAAATAA